A genomic stretch from Bifidobacterium sp. ESL0769 includes:
- the mltG gene encoding endolytic transglycosylase MltG encodes MPEDFNELFDTNAEWVDSTGSSSDAQPPEPPPTSRHEMRLRKKRQRQRKMTIAAIIVVALLIVGCGGFFGIRAVTHHINNTNSQEVSTDYRGPGTGTVWFTIESGESVASISRHLVKAGVVKNADTFASTVAANNSTLYPGMYQLKKHMSSMDAVKILSDQTKATGFLEVKAGERSSDVVAQAAQLSGIDKSQFDAVVNGGGQGILPAEAGGKFEGWFEPGVYDVKKKGSTASSILKAIVDKRVAKLNDLKVPTGAQRETILNMASIAESEVNRPEYYGKVVRVIMNRLNQGMALGMDSTVAYGENVKPSDLTDAMLGNASDPYNTRINKGLPPTPISSPGDEAIKAAMNPTPGDWLYFVTTNLQTGETKFVATQDEFNQIRDEYKAQNPNAN; translated from the coding sequence ATGCCAGAAGACTTCAACGAGCTTTTCGACACGAACGCCGAGTGGGTTGATTCCACCGGCTCTTCTTCTGATGCCCAGCCGCCGGAGCCCCCTCCAACGTCTCGCCACGAAATGCGCCTGCGCAAGAAACGGCAACGCCAGCGAAAGATGACTATCGCAGCCATCATCGTAGTGGCCTTGCTCATCGTGGGTTGCGGTGGTTTCTTTGGCATCAGAGCTGTGACGCACCACATCAACAACACCAATTCGCAAGAGGTTTCCACCGATTACCGAGGACCCGGAACAGGTACTGTCTGGTTCACTATCGAAAGTGGCGAAAGCGTAGCCTCTATCTCCAGGCATCTGGTCAAAGCGGGCGTGGTCAAGAACGCGGATACCTTCGCAAGCACAGTGGCGGCCAACAACAGCACGCTTTATCCGGGTATGTACCAGCTCAAAAAGCACATGTCGTCAATGGATGCGGTGAAAATCCTCTCCGATCAGACCAAGGCCACTGGGTTCCTGGAGGTCAAGGCCGGGGAACGCAGCTCGGATGTCGTGGCGCAGGCCGCACAGCTATCCGGAATCGATAAATCGCAGTTCGATGCGGTAGTCAATGGCGGCGGACAAGGGATTCTCCCCGCCGAAGCCGGAGGCAAATTCGAAGGCTGGTTTGAACCGGGTGTCTACGATGTCAAAAAGAAGGGCAGCACCGCCTCCTCAATCTTGAAGGCGATTGTCGATAAACGCGTGGCTAAGCTCAACGATCTGAAAGTTCCGACTGGAGCGCAACGCGAAACCATCCTCAACATGGCTTCCATCGCCGAATCCGAAGTGAACCGACCGGAATACTACGGCAAGGTCGTGCGCGTCATCATGAACCGGCTCAACCAAGGCATGGCGCTGGGCATGGATTCGACGGTCGCCTACGGAGAGAATGTCAAGCCGAGCGATCTCACCGATGCGATGCTGGGCAACGCTTCCGACCCCTACAATACCCGCATCAACAAGGGCCTGCCACCCACGCCAATTAGCTCACCAGGAGACGAAGCCATCAAGGCCGCCATGAATCCGACCCCGGGCGACTGGCTCTATTTCGTCACTACGAACCTGCAGACGGGCGAGACCAAGTTCGTCGCCACCCAAGACGAGTTCAACCAGATTCGCGATGAATACAAGGCCCAAAACCCCAACGCCAACTAG
- a CDS encoding prepilin peptidase, giving the protein MAYIAALPSLICGLALVVEDIRRFRVPRTWVVTGVLIQLVFFIALSIIERNPAKVLLPLGYALLSAAIQFLLSRLKPGALGFGDVTTSFLVGLAVGSFGLMPYLYWWLLMGALGLLWIPLYPKLIKHSSHKAPFVPIIVFAGIIATLIPAI; this is encoded by the coding sequence ATGGCCTACATTGCAGCACTCCCGAGTCTGATCTGCGGACTGGCGCTTGTCGTCGAAGACATCCGCCGTTTTCGAGTGCCCAGAACATGGGTGGTCACCGGAGTTTTAATACAACTGGTGTTCTTTATAGCGCTCTCCATCATCGAGCGGAATCCCGCCAAAGTCCTGCTTCCCCTCGGATATGCACTGCTATCGGCCGCCATCCAATTCCTGCTCTCACGCCTCAAGCCCGGAGCCCTAGGATTCGGAGACGTCACCACATCGTTCTTGGTTGGACTTGCGGTAGGCTCCTTCGGTCTGATGCCCTATCTCTATTGGTGGCTGCTCATGGGTGCCTTAGGCCTCCTCTGGATTCCCCTCTATCCCAAGCTCATCAAGCATTCATCTCACAAAGCCCCGTTCGTCCCCATAATCGTGTTCGCAGGAATTATCGCAACGCTTATACCTGCTATTTAG
- the aroC gene encoding chorismate synthase has translation MLRWQTAGESHGEALVAMIEGLPAGVEVRSQDVVDALARRRLGYGRGARMKFEQDKVRLLTGVRHGKTLGSPVTIEIANTEWPKWTEVMSADPLDHELPPTGRNEPLTRPRPGHADLTGMRKYGFDDARNALERSSARETASRVALGEVAAKFLEQTVGIRTVAHVVALGGEKADTSTLPTPADVEALDASPVRTLDKDAEKRMMAKVDEAKSRADTLGGVVEVIAYGVPAGLGTYVESDRRLDAALAGALMGIQAIKGVEIGDGFLEADRFGSEAHDEMFVDDNGHIERYSNRSGGTEGGMSDGQPIRVRAAMKPIPSIPRALRTVDVATGEEAKAINQRSDTTAVPAASVVAEAMVRLTLAKFVLEKFGGDSVEETRRNAQNYLDSWPEHMR, from the coding sequence ATGTTGCGTTGGCAGACGGCGGGGGAGTCGCACGGTGAGGCGTTGGTCGCCATGATTGAGGGGCTTCCGGCCGGCGTCGAAGTGCGTTCACAAGATGTCGTGGATGCGTTGGCACGGCGCCGTCTGGGTTACGGACGTGGGGCGCGCATGAAGTTCGAGCAGGACAAAGTGCGGCTTCTGACCGGCGTACGCCACGGCAAGACGCTGGGGTCGCCGGTAACCATCGAAATCGCCAATACGGAATGGCCGAAGTGGACCGAAGTCATGAGCGCCGATCCGCTTGACCACGAATTGCCGCCGACCGGGCGCAACGAACCGCTGACCCGCCCGCGTCCCGGCCACGCCGACCTGACTGGCATGCGCAAATATGGTTTCGATGACGCCCGCAACGCGCTGGAACGTTCCAGCGCTCGCGAGACTGCTTCTCGCGTGGCTTTGGGAGAGGTCGCTGCAAAATTCCTTGAGCAGACGGTGGGTATCAGAACTGTTGCCCACGTGGTTGCGTTGGGCGGCGAAAAGGCAGATACGAGCACTTTGCCGACGCCCGCCGATGTCGAGGCGCTTGACGCTTCGCCGGTGCGCACGCTTGACAAGGACGCCGAGAAGCGCATGATGGCCAAAGTCGACGAGGCCAAGTCGCGTGCCGATACGCTCGGCGGCGTCGTGGAGGTCATTGCTTACGGTGTACCCGCCGGATTAGGCACGTATGTGGAAAGCGACCGCAGGCTTGACGCGGCGCTTGCCGGTGCTTTGATGGGGATTCAAGCCATCAAGGGTGTCGAAATCGGTGACGGATTCCTTGAGGCCGATCGGTTCGGCTCCGAGGCGCACGATGAGATGTTCGTCGACGACAACGGCCATATCGAGCGTTATTCCAACCGTTCCGGTGGCACTGAAGGTGGTATGTCCGACGGACAGCCGATTCGCGTGCGTGCTGCAATGAAGCCGATTCCTTCGATTCCGCGTGCCTTGCGCACGGTCGATGTCGCCACAGGCGAGGAAGCCAAGGCCATCAACCAGCGTTCCGACACCACCGCGGTTCCTGCTGCTTCCGTGGTCGCCGAAGCCATGGTGAGACTAACGTTGGCCAAGTTCGTGCTGGAGAAATTCGGCGGCGACAGTGTCGAAGAGACCCGTCGCAACGCACAGAATTATCTTGATTCCTGGCCGGAGCATATGCGCTGA
- a CDS encoding bifunctional shikimate kinase/3-dehydroquinate synthase, with product MSGHRPLAVVIGMPGAGKTRVGREAAQMLDVDFADADIEIEQEAGMKIPRYFEKYGEPAFRKLEAEVIADLLESFDGLLALGGGAPMTQSTRDALADYIADGGKLVYLEADKHEAMERAARGGNRPMLNGDANKRWLKLYEERDPVFREISNLHVHTHGSTPRVAARKLSNMIQERIVHVTGSGIEPYDVCIGEGTLNRLPEMVGPDVLRVALIHTQPVQRHSDQARALLRQAGYEVYDLVIPDAEKGKTVDVAKTIWKRLGEIGFTRSDAIVGLGGGAATDLAGFIAATWMRGIRYVNCPTSLLAMVDASTGGKTGINTDEGKNLVGSFYTPAGVLADLRTLKTLPQDIFTEGLGEVTKSGFIRDTNILDILQEHADELRNFNGDDFLGSPLEDVVAELIERTVRVKAYHVSNDLKEAGLREFLNYGHTLAHAIEKLENFRWRHGNAVAVGCVYAAELSHILGHLDQESVDLHRSILSSLGLPISWDGGDWDSVLALMHKDKKARGNTLRFVILDSIGHPMHLEDPPMDALVEAFQRIRH from the coding sequence ATGAGTGGTCATCGTCCGCTTGCCGTGGTCATCGGCATGCCCGGCGCCGGCAAGACGCGCGTGGGGCGCGAGGCGGCGCAGATGCTCGATGTCGATTTTGCCGACGCGGATATCGAAATCGAGCAGGAAGCGGGCATGAAGATTCCTCGATATTTCGAAAAATATGGGGAACCCGCGTTCCGCAAGCTTGAGGCGGAAGTCATCGCCGATCTGCTCGAGTCGTTCGATGGTCTGCTTGCATTGGGTGGCGGTGCGCCTATGACACAGTCGACGCGAGACGCGCTGGCCGACTATATCGCCGACGGTGGCAAGCTGGTCTATCTGGAAGCTGACAAACACGAAGCTATGGAACGAGCCGCGCGAGGCGGCAACCGGCCTATGCTCAATGGCGACGCCAACAAACGCTGGCTGAAACTCTATGAGGAGCGCGACCCCGTTTTCCGCGAAATCTCCAATCTGCATGTGCACACCCATGGTTCGACGCCGCGTGTGGCGGCAAGGAAGCTGAGCAATATGATTCAGGAACGCATCGTCCATGTCACCGGTTCGGGCATCGAACCCTATGACGTCTGCATCGGCGAAGGCACATTGAACCGATTGCCGGAAATGGTGGGACCGGATGTGTTGCGCGTCGCACTGATTCATACCCAACCGGTGCAGCGTCACTCCGATCAGGCACGCGCCTTGTTGCGTCAGGCCGGTTACGAGGTCTACGACTTGGTCATTCCCGATGCGGAAAAGGGCAAGACCGTCGACGTGGCCAAAACCATTTGGAAACGGCTTGGGGAAATCGGCTTCACCCGTTCCGATGCCATCGTCGGTCTGGGCGGGGGAGCGGCAACCGATCTTGCGGGCTTTATCGCCGCCACATGGATGCGCGGTATCCGTTACGTCAATTGCCCGACCTCGCTGTTGGCGATGGTCGACGCCTCGACCGGCGGGAAGACCGGTATCAACACCGACGAGGGCAAGAATCTGGTCGGTTCGTTCTACACGCCCGCGGGTGTGCTCGCCGATCTGCGCACGTTGAAGACCTTGCCGCAGGATATTTTCACCGAGGGACTCGGGGAAGTGACCAAGTCCGGTTTTATCCGTGACACGAATATTCTTGATATCCTTCAGGAGCATGCGGATGAACTGCGGAACTTCAACGGTGACGATTTCCTAGGCTCGCCGTTGGAAGACGTGGTTGCGGAGCTCATCGAGCGTACCGTTCGCGTCAAGGCCTATCACGTCTCGAACGATCTCAAGGAAGCCGGTCTGCGCGAATTTCTCAACTACGGGCACACGCTGGCCCATGCCATCGAAAAGCTCGAGAACTTCCGCTGGCGCCATGGCAACGCTGTTGCTGTCGGCTGCGTCTATGCCGCCGAACTTTCGCATATCCTTGGCCATCTCGATCAGGAATCCGTCGACCTGCATCGTTCGATTCTTTCCTCGCTTGGCCTGCCGATTTCCTGGGATGGCGGCGATTGGGATTCGGTGCTCGCGTTGATGCACAAGGACAAGAAGGCGCGCGGCAACACGCTGCGTTTCGTCATCCTTGACAGTATCGGCCATCCGATGCATCTCGAGGATCCGCCGATGGATGCGCTTGTTGAGGCGTTCCAGCGGATTCGCCATTGA
- a CDS encoding type II 3-dehydroquinate dehydratase, protein MTKVIVVNGPNLGRLGVREPDVYGHQDLKTLRKDCAEWGKALGLEVEVRQSDDEAEVIGWMHQAVDEQTPVVMNPAAFTHYSYGLSDAAKMVTDAGLPLMEVHISNPSARDSFRKYSVISPVATGTITGMGFYGYKLALDAVAHLLAK, encoded by the coding sequence ATGACCAAAGTAATCGTCGTCAATGGGCCGAATCTCGGACGTCTGGGAGTTCGTGAACCCGACGTGTATGGCCATCAGGACTTGAAAACGTTGCGCAAGGATTGCGCGGAATGGGGCAAGGCACTTGGCCTTGAGGTTGAGGTCCGCCAGTCCGACGACGAGGCCGAGGTCATCGGCTGGATGCACCAGGCCGTCGACGAGCAGACGCCCGTGGTGATGAACCCCGCCGCGTTCACCCATTACAGCTATGGGCTTTCCGACGCCGCCAAAATGGTCACCGACGCAGGTCTGCCGCTGATGGAAGTGCACATCTCCAATCCATCGGCTCGCGATTCGTTCCGCAAATACAGCGTCATCAGCCCTGTGGCCACCGGCACCATCACCGGCATGGGCTTCTACGGCTACAAACTAGCCCTCGATGCCGTGGCTCATCTGTTGGCGAAGTAA
- a CDS encoding CTP synthase — protein sequence MARENNDNSHGHVTKHIFVTGGVVSSLGKGLTASSLGRLLRSRGLRVLQQKLDPYINVDPGTMNPFQHGEVYVTEDGAETDLDIGHYERFLDVFLSQKANVTTGQIYQSVLEKERAGKYLGQCVQVIPHITNEIKSRMRAQAADDVDVIITEIGGTVGDIESQPFLEAAREVKRELGPHNCMFVHVSLVPYLPAAHELKTKPTQHSVMTLRQLGITPDALVLRSDRPLNQGIKDKISLMCDVDEEGVVNCVDAPSIYDVPKILHNEGLDSYVVHYLELSAHDVDWAEWDELLERVHHPKEEVNIAIVGKYIDLPDAYLSVIEAVKAGGFGNYAKANVKLVAADLCESEAGADAELRDMDGIIVPGGFGIRGIEGKIGALRYAREHKLPALGLCLGLQCMVIEYARDVLELEDADSSEFEPGCKNPVIATMEEQKDILANSDMGHTMRLGAYPAVLKEGSLVEKLYGTTNVSERHRHRYEVNVAYKDRLREGGLDISGESPDGELTEFVELPQDVHPFYVGTQAHPEFKSRPTKPHPLFQGLVKAALDHQEARKSQPEED from the coding sequence ATGGCAAGAGAAAATAATGATAATTCCCATGGACATGTCACCAAGCATATTTTCGTCACCGGTGGCGTTGTTTCTTCCCTTGGTAAGGGCCTGACAGCATCCTCTCTCGGTCGTCTTCTTCGCAGCCGTGGTCTCCGCGTATTGCAGCAAAAACTCGATCCTTATATCAATGTCGACCCTGGCACCATGAACCCGTTCCAGCACGGTGAGGTCTACGTCACCGAAGACGGCGCCGAAACCGATCTGGACATCGGCCACTACGAGCGCTTCCTTGACGTCTTCCTCTCGCAGAAGGCTAATGTCACCACCGGTCAGATTTACCAGTCCGTGCTTGAGAAGGAGCGCGCCGGCAAATACTTGGGCCAGTGCGTCCAGGTCATCCCGCACATCACCAACGAGATTAAGAGCCGCATGCGCGCCCAGGCCGCGGACGACGTCGACGTGATCATCACCGAGATCGGCGGCACCGTCGGCGACATCGAATCCCAGCCGTTCCTTGAAGCCGCACGCGAGGTCAAGCGTGAACTCGGCCCGCACAACTGCATGTTCGTCCACGTCTCGCTGGTTCCGTATCTGCCGGCCGCCCACGAGCTGAAGACCAAGCCGACCCAGCACTCCGTGATGACTTTACGCCAGCTTGGCATCACCCCCGACGCACTCGTGCTGCGCAGCGATCGTCCGCTGAACCAAGGCATCAAGGACAAGATTTCCCTGATGTGCGATGTCGACGAGGAAGGCGTGGTCAACTGCGTGGACGCCCCGAGCATCTACGACGTGCCGAAGATCCTGCACAACGAAGGCCTCGACTCCTACGTGGTCCACTACCTTGAGCTCTCCGCCCACGACGTCGATTGGGCCGAATGGGACGAGCTTCTCGAGCGTGTGCACCATCCGAAGGAAGAAGTCAACATCGCCATCGTCGGCAAGTACATCGACCTGCCCGATGCCTACCTTTCCGTTATCGAGGCTGTCAAGGCCGGCGGCTTCGGCAACTACGCCAAGGCGAACGTCAAGCTCGTCGCTGCCGACCTTTGCGAGTCCGAAGCCGGTGCCGACGCCGAGCTGCGAGATATGGACGGCATCATTGTTCCCGGCGGTTTCGGCATTCGTGGCATCGAAGGCAAGATTGGCGCGCTGCGCTACGCCCGCGAGCACAAGTTGCCCGCCTTGGGCCTGTGCCTTGGTCTGCAGTGCATGGTCATCGAATATGCGCGCGACGTTCTGGAGCTCGAGGATGCGGATTCCTCCGAGTTCGAGCCCGGCTGCAAGAACCCGGTCATCGCCACGATGGAAGAGCAGAAAGACATCCTCGCCAATTCCGACATGGGCCACACCATGCGCCTCGGGGCCTATCCGGCTGTGCTGAAGGAAGGTTCGCTGGTCGAAAAGCTCTATGGCACCACCAATGTCAGTGAACGCCATCGCCATCGCTATGAGGTCAATGTGGCCTACAAGGATCGTCTGCGCGAAGGCGGCCTCGATATTTCCGGCGAAAGCCCCGACGGTGAGCTTACCGAGTTCGTCGAACTGCCGCAGGACGTGCATCCGTTCTACGTCGGCACGCAGGCCCACCCCGAGTTCAAGTCTCGCCCGACCAAGCCGCATCCGCTCTTCCAGGGGCTGGTAAAGGCCGCGCTCGACCATCAGGAAGCCCGCAAGAGCCAGCCCGAAGAGGACTGA
- the sufB gene encoding Fe-S cluster assembly protein SufB — MSQYVADRERVNEDKIKKDDEIIQEFGEYNYGWHDSDAAGEAAKKGIDENVVRAISADKGEPQWMLDMRLRGYRAFIEKPMPKWGVDFSDFDADDFKYYVKPIDKPAKSWDDLPTDIRTTYDKLGIPDAEKKRLVSGVAAQYESEVIYNSIQEDLKKEGVIFTDTDTALREYPDLVKKYFATVIPYDDNKFAALNTAAWSGGSFVYVPKGVHVDIPLQAYFRINTPNMGQFERTLIIAEEGSYVHYVEGCTAPIYATDSLHAANVEIIVGKNARVRYTTVQNWSNNVYNLVTQRAYVKEGGTMEWVDGNIGSKASMKYPSCILAEPYAKASTMSLSFAGKGQYQDTGAKMIHLAPHTSSTIVAKSISRGGGRCAYRGLVKVIDGAKGSSSSVVCDTLLVDDYSRSDTYPHVDIREDDVTMAHEATVSKVSEDQLFYLMSRGLEEKEAMGMIVRGFVEPISRELPMEYALELNRLVELQMEGSVG; from the coding sequence ATGAGCCAGTATGTGGCTGATCGCGAACGTGTCAACGAGGATAAAATCAAAAAGGATGACGAGATCATCCAGGAATTCGGCGAGTATAACTATGGCTGGCACGATTCCGATGCGGCCGGTGAGGCCGCGAAGAAGGGCATCGACGAGAACGTCGTTCGCGCCATTTCCGCCGACAAAGGCGAGCCGCAGTGGATGCTCGACATGAGGTTGAGGGGTTATCGCGCCTTCATCGAAAAGCCCATGCCTAAGTGGGGCGTGGACTTCTCCGATTTCGATGCCGATGATTTCAAGTATTATGTAAAGCCGATTGACAAACCGGCCAAGAGCTGGGATGACTTGCCCACGGATATCCGTACCACCTACGACAAGCTGGGCATTCCCGACGCTGAGAAGAAGCGTCTGGTCTCCGGTGTCGCGGCGCAGTACGAGTCCGAGGTCATCTACAACTCCATCCAGGAGGACCTCAAAAAAGAAGGCGTGATCTTCACCGATACGGACACCGCGTTGCGCGAGTACCCGGATCTGGTCAAGAAATATTTCGCGACCGTCATCCCTTACGATGACAACAAGTTCGCCGCTCTCAACACGGCGGCTTGGTCCGGCGGCTCGTTCGTCTACGTCCCCAAAGGCGTCCACGTCGATATCCCGCTGCAGGCCTACTTCCGCATCAACACACCGAACATGGGCCAGTTCGAGCGCACGCTGATCATCGCAGAGGAAGGCTCTTACGTCCATTACGTCGAGGGCTGCACGGCCCCGATCTACGCGACGGACTCGCTGCACGCGGCCAACGTCGAGATCATCGTCGGCAAGAACGCCCGTGTGCGTTATACGACCGTACAGAATTGGTCGAACAATGTCTACAACCTCGTCACCCAGCGCGCCTATGTCAAAGAGGGCGGCACCATGGAATGGGTCGACGGCAACATCGGCTCCAAGGCGAGCATGAAGTACCCGTCCTGCATTTTGGCTGAGCCGTACGCCAAGGCCTCCACCATGTCGCTGAGCTTCGCCGGCAAGGGGCAGTATCAGGACACCGGCGCCAAGATGATTCATCTGGCACCGCACACCAGCTCCACCATCGTCGCCAAATCGATTTCGCGCGGTGGTGGACGTTGCGCCTACCGCGGTTTGGTCAAGGTGATTGACGGGGCCAAGGGCTCGAGCTCTTCGGTGGTCTGCGACACCTTGCTGGTCGACGATTATTCGCGTTCCGACACGTATCCGCACGTCGACATCCGCGAGGACGACGTGACGATGGCGCACGAAGCGACTGTTTCCAAGGTCTCCGAGGACCAGCTCTTCTACCTGATGAGCCGCGGGCTCGAGGAGAAGGAAGCCATGGGCATGATTGTGCGCGGCTTCGTCGAGCCGATCAGCCGTGAGCTGCCTATGGAATACGCGTTGGAGCTCAACAGGCTGGTCGAGTTGCAAATGGAAGGATCGGTGGGCTGA
- the sufD gene encoding Fe-S cluster assembly protein SufD, whose amino-acid sequence MAEQEVNIPVADPNDPYAVPAAMPSSADNEPRSFAVDDFKMPTRKQEDWRYTPLERIEEFFNVFIPSGETKVTVSNIDGTPIDGNKVTKSVIDRSEAPSGSIMKPNDRVSAVEWNSGSKTVVVSISGELDQPVLVDVEGHGADLDSLHLVLKVADRTHGDIVVRHQGLARLAEGIEIITGKDSHVSTTFVQEWDKGSKHVGNQRIHVGDNASLRHAVVTLGGDVVRLRMDQEFGGPQGDLNMLGIYFAEAGQHLEHRTMVVHNYPECKSRVVYKGALDGKNAHSTWVGNALIQPQAPNTDSYELNRNLVLTPGPVADSEPNLEIENGNIIGAGHASSVGHFDDEELFYLQSRGITESEARKLVVRGFFADLIEQIGVPSIAEHLMNVIDRRLARGESADMQAVLEDK is encoded by the coding sequence ATGGCCGAACAAGAAGTGAATATTCCAGTGGCGGATCCCAATGATCCCTACGCAGTGCCGGCGGCGATGCCGTCCAGTGCCGACAACGAGCCGCGCTCGTTTGCAGTGGACGATTTCAAGATGCCGACGCGCAAGCAGGAGGACTGGCGCTATACCCCGCTCGAGCGCATCGAGGAGTTCTTCAACGTCTTCATCCCCAGCGGCGAGACCAAGGTAACCGTCAGCAATATCGACGGAACACCGATTGATGGTAACAAGGTGACCAAGTCGGTCATCGACCGTAGCGAGGCGCCTTCCGGCAGTATCATGAAGCCGAATGACCGTGTTTCGGCAGTAGAATGGAACAGCGGCAGTAAGACTGTCGTCGTCTCTATTTCCGGGGAACTTGACCAGCCGGTACTGGTTGACGTCGAAGGACACGGTGCCGATCTCGATTCTCTGCATCTCGTGCTCAAAGTCGCTGACCGTACGCATGGCGATATCGTTGTGCGTCACCAAGGTCTGGCTCGTCTTGCCGAAGGCATTGAAATTATTACTGGCAAGGACTCCCACGTTTCCACCACGTTCGTGCAGGAATGGGACAAGGGCTCCAAGCACGTGGGCAACCAGCGCATTCACGTCGGCGACAACGCCTCGCTGCGCCACGCCGTGGTCACCCTCGGCGGCGACGTCGTGCGTCTGCGTATGGATCAGGAATTCGGCGGACCGCAGGGAGATCTCAACATGCTCGGCATCTACTTTGCCGAGGCCGGACAGCACCTCGAGCATCGCACGATGGTGGTTCACAACTATCCGGAGTGTAAGTCCCGTGTGGTTTACAAGGGAGCTTTGGACGGCAAGAATGCACATTCGACTTGGGTCGGCAACGCGCTGATCCAGCCGCAGGCGCCGAACACCGACTCCTACGAGCTCAACCGCAACCTGGTGCTCACGCCCGGTCCCGTGGCCGATTCCGAGCCGAACCTCGAGATCGAGAACGGCAACATCATCGGTGCCGGCCATGCCAGCTCCGTCGGCCACTTTGATGACGAGGAGCTCTTCTACCTGCAGTCGCGCGGCATCACGGAATCCGAAGCCCGCAAGCTCGTGGTCCGTGGTTTCTTCGCCGACCTCATCGAACAAATCGGTGTGCCCAGCATCGCCGAACACCTTATGAATGTCATTGACCGCAGGCTCGCGCGCGGCGAAAGCGCCGACATGCAAGCGGTATTGGAGGATAAGTAA
- the sufC gene encoding Fe-S cluster assembly ATPase SufC, with the protein MSTLEIKDLYASVETKEGRKQILKGATLTVNSGETHAIMGPNGSGKSTLAYTLAGHPKYFVDSGEALLDGEDLLKMTADERAKAGLFLAMQYPVEVPGVSMTNFLRTAKTEVDGKAPAIRTWTKELQDAMKNLRMDKKFASRSVNEGFSGGEKKRAEVLQLELLKPKFAIMDETDSGLDVDALRIVSEGVNRAKENTGLGIMLITHYTRILKYIKPDIVHVFAGGKFVKTGGPELADELEETGYDQYLPEGSTESALA; encoded by the coding sequence ATGTCTACATTGGAAATCAAGGATCTCTACGCATCGGTGGAGACCAAAGAAGGCCGCAAGCAGATTCTCAAGGGCGCGACCCTGACCGTCAACTCCGGCGAGACGCACGCCATCATGGGCCCCAACGGCTCCGGCAAGTCCACACTGGCCTACACGCTGGCCGGCCACCCGAAGTACTTCGTTGACTCCGGCGAGGCGCTGCTCGACGGTGAGGACCTGCTCAAGATGACTGCGGACGAGCGTGCGAAGGCTGGCCTGTTCCTCGCGATGCAGTACCCGGTGGAGGTGCCGGGCGTCTCGATGACCAACTTCCTGCGCACCGCCAAGACCGAGGTCGACGGCAAGGCTCCCGCCATCCGCACCTGGACCAAGGAGCTGCAGGACGCAATGAAGAACCTTCGCATGGACAAGAAGTTCGCTTCCCGTTCCGTCAACGAAGGCTTCTCCGGCGGCGAAAAGAAGCGCGCCGAAGTGCTGCAGCTTGAGCTTCTGAAACCTAAGTTCGCCATCATGGACGAGACCGACTCCGGTCTCGATGTTGACGCGCTGCGCATCGTCTCCGAAGGCGTGAACCGCGCCAAGGAGAACACGGGGCTGGGCATTATGCTCATCACGCATTACACTCGAATCCTCAAGTATATTAAGCCGGATATTGTGCATGTGTTTGCAGGTGGAAAGTTTGTCAAGACTGGCGGGCCCGAGCTTGCGGATGAACTGGAAGAGACTGGGTATGATCAGTATCTGCCTGAAGGTTCGACGGAATCGGCTTTAGCTTGA